A genomic segment from Torulaspora delbrueckii CBS 1146 chromosome 3, complete genome encodes:
- the YME1 gene encoding i-AAA protease YME1 (similar to Saccharomyces cerevisiae YME1 (YPR024W); ancestral locus Anc_7.430), protein MSLSLLSSPPVGGGLVKILAPRLPLVGSALIARYGRRQMHRLTLQSSLLSGRRFYAKSVDDKGPEPAKSEENETKRPVGEAANAGTSSQIVSHAILAKKEQEANKGLANPDAQAAFYRLLLQSNYPQYVVSRFETPGIASSPECSELYMEALQRIGRHSEADAVRQTLLTASSAGAVNPSLASSGVNSPAYHGTFPSLYSPSYGSRKEPLHVVVTESTFAIVSRWVKWLVIFGLLTYGVSEAFKYIAENTTLLKSSEVADKSVDVAKTNVKFDDVCGCDEARAELEEIVDFLKDPAKYESLGGSLPKGVLLTGPPGTGKTLLARATAGEAGVDFFFMSGSEFDEVYVGVGAKRIRELFSQARARAPAIVFIDELDAIGGKRNPKDQAYAKQTLNQLLVELDGFSQTSGIIIIGATNFPESLDKALTRPGRFDKVVNVDLPDVRGRSDILKHHMKKITMAADVDPTIIARGTPGLSGAELANLVNQAAVYACQKNAIAVDMQHFEWAKDKILMGAERKTMVLTDAARRATAFHEAGHAIMAMYTTGATPLYKATILPRGRALGITFQLPEMDKVDITKRECLARLDVCMGGKIAEELIYGKDNTTSGCGSDLQSATGTARAMITQYGMGTQVGPVNLADNWETWSDKIRDIADNEVLEILKESEERTRKVIAERSVELHRLAEGLIEYETLDAKEIKKVCQGEKLSKLKTATNTVVEGPDSDERKEIGGDKPKRPAFISAS, encoded by the coding sequence ATGAGTCTTAGTCTGTTGAGTTCACCTCCCGTTGGAGGCGGATTGGTAAAGATCCTCGCACCCAGATTGCCTCTAGTTGGATCTGCTCTAATAGCAAGATATGGTAGACGCCAGATGCACAGATTGACCTTGCAGAGCAGTCTGCTGAGCGGTCGTCGATTTTATGCAAAGAGTGTGGATGATAAAGGCCCTGAGCCGGCTAAAAGTGAGGAAAATGAAACAAAGAGACCAGTGGGAGAAGCCGCAAATGCTGGTACTTCATCGCAGATTGTTTCGCATGCTATACTGGCAAAaaaggaacaagaagctAACAAAGGCCTAGCGAATCCTGATGCACAGGCAGCCTTTTACAGACTGTTGTTGCAATCTAATTACCCCCAGTATGTGGTTTCTCGTTTCGAAACACCTGGTATTGCATCCTCGCCGGAGTGTTCGGAGCTGTACATGGAAGCTTTGCAAAGGATAGGCAGACATTCCGAAGCGGATGCTGTCAGACAAACGCTGTTGACAGCTAGTTCGGCCGGTGCTGTAAACCCCTCACTGGCCTCTTCAGGTGTTAACTCGCCAGCTTATCATGGAACGTTCCCCTCCTTGTATTCACCTTCTTATGGGTCTCGTAAAGAACCCTTGCATGTCGTCGTGACGGAGTCTACTTTCGCAATTGTGTCAAGATGGGTTAAATGGCTGGTTATTTTTGGTCTGTTAACATACGGTGTCTctgaagctttcaaatacATCGCAGAGAACActactttgttgaaatcttcaGAGGTGGCTGATAAATCTGTTGATGTCGCTAAGACGAATGTTAAATTCGATGACGTTTGTGGCTGTGATGAAGCGCGTGCCGAGTTGGAGGAAATTgtggatttcttgaaagaccCGGCTAAATACGAGTCATTAGGAGGTTCCTTGCCCAAAGGTGTACTTTTGACGGGCCCACCGGGTACCGGTAAGACTTTGTTGGCTAGAGCAACAGCTGGTGAAGCTGGGGTGGACTTTTTCTTCATGTCAGGTTCAGAGTTTGATGAGGTTTACGTTGGTGTCGGAGCTAAGCGCATTCGTGAATTGTTTTCCCAGGCGAGGGCTCGCGCACCAGCTAttgttttcatcgatgaattaGATGCTATTGGCGGGAAACGTAACCCTAAGGATCAAGCATATGCCAAGCAAACATTGAATCAGCTGTTAGTCGAACTTGATGGTTTCTCTCAAACTTCAGGCATTATAATCATTGGTGCTACAAATTTCCCAGAATCTCTAGATAAAGCTCTGACGAGACCTGGTAGATTTGACAAAGTTGTGAATGTTGACCTACCAGATGTCCGCGGTCGTtctgatattttgaaacaTCACATGAAAAAAATCACAATGGCTGCTGATGTTGATCCAACAATCATTGCGCGTGGTACTCCTGGTTTGTCCGGTGCTGAGTTGGCTAACTTGGTCAATCAGGCTGCCGTGTACGCTTGTCAAAAAAATGCTATAGCAGTGGACATGCAACATTTTGAGTGGGCCAAGGACAAGATACTGATGGGCGCTGAGAGAAAGACAATGGTCCTCACTGATGCTGCTAGGAGGGCAACCGCTTTCCATGAGGCCGGGCATGCAATCATGGCAATGTACACCACTGGAGCAACTCCGTTGTACAAGGCTACGATCTTACCCAGAGGTAGAGCTCTCGGTATCACTTTCCAGCTGCCTGAGATGGATAAAGTTGATATCACCAAGAGAGAATGTCTGGCTCGCTTAGACGTTTGCATGGGTGGCAAAATCGCTGAAGAATTAATTTACGGTAAAGACAACACCACCAGTGGTTGTGGTTCAGACTTACAAAGTGCCACAGGTACTGCAAGGGCCATGATTACTCAGTATGGTATGGGCACCCAAGTTGGTCCTGTAAATCTAGCTGATAATTGGGAAACTTGGTCTGATAAGATTCGCGATATTGCGGACAATGAAGTGCTTGAAATCCTAAAGGAATCTGAAGAGAGAACAAGGAAAGTTATAGCGGAAAGAAGTGTTGAATTACATAGGTTGGCGGAAGGGCTCATAGAATATGAGACATTGGACGCTAAAGAAATTAAGAAAGTTTGTCAAGGAGAGAAACTGAGCAAGTTGAAGACTGCGACAAATACGGTGGTCGAAGGCCCCGACAGTGACGAACGTAAGGAAATTGGAGGGGATAAACCCAAACGACCAGCTTTCATAAGCGCATCATGA
- the CCL1 gene encoding TFIIH complex kinase subunit CCL1 (similar to Saccharomyces cerevisiae CCL1 (YPR025C); ancestral locus Anc_7.431), with amino-acid sequence MTTVQANAVNIPSSKKGIPGKPPNYKRLSDDDLFRHSSQYRFWSFTPEQLEQRRIEVNAQAVQSIEQDLRNFIDARSTELNEEEIKTIENRAVPVNMEEELKLVNLYAKKVQTIAQRLNLPTEIVATSITFFRRFYLENSVMKIEPKAIVLTTIFLACKSENYFIGIDSFCEKTRGDKEQVLKYEFPLLESLKFSLLSHHPYRPLHGFFLDIQAVLHGKVDLSYMGHIYDRCKKRITDALLTDAVYFYSPPQITLAVLMLEDEALTTRYLELKFHGNDTNQGNAEDEASRGNGNVTIQLDKLMKIVTNCSKLIEKPTTVPVEEAKSIAARLYFCQNPDDLLKKMKKRKADEQDSSVPVKKPKTE; translated from the coding sequence ATGACCACTGTACAGGCAAACGCCGTAAATATCCcctcttcaaagaagggCATACCTGGGAAACCTCCTAATTACAAAAGACTTAGTGACGATGACCTTTTTAGACATTCATCTCAGTATCGTTTCTGGTCATTCACACCTGAACAACTGGAACAGAGGCGTATAGAAGTTAACGCACAAGCAGTTCAATccattgaacaagatttGCGtaatttcatcgatgcCAGGAGTACTGAGCtaaatgaagaagaaatcaagacTATTGAAAACAGGGCCGTGCCGGTCAATATGGAGGAGGAGTTGAAGCTAGTAAATTTGTACGCAAAGAAAGTACAGACGATTGCTCAGCGTCTCAATTTACCTACGGAGATCGTCGCGACTTCCATAACGTTCTTTAGACGATTTTATCTGGAAAACTCCGTCATGAAGATCGAACCCAAAGCGATCGTCCTGACTACCATATTTCTAGCATGCAAATCGGAAAACTACTTCATCGGCATAGACTCTTTCTGTGAAAAGACTAGAGGGGATAAGGAgcaagttttgaaatacgAGTTTCCCCTTCTCGAAAGTCTTAAATTCTCACTACTAAGTCATCATCCATATAGACCGCTGCATGGATTTTTCCTGGATATACAGGCTGTACTTCACGGAAAGGTTGATTTGAGTTATATGGGTCACATATATGATAGATGTAAGAAACGAATAACAGATGCTTTGCTAACAGATGCGGTCTATTTTTACTCCCCACCTCAAATCACACTTGCGGTACTGATGCTAGAAGATGAGGCTCTCACTACAAGATACCTGGAACTGAAATTTCACGGCAACGATACTAATCAAGGTAATGCAGAGGACGAAGCAAGTAGGGGGAACGGTAATGTCACTATTCAGCTCGATaagttgatgaagatcGTCACAAATTGCTCAAAACTTATCGAGAAACCAACTACTGTTCCAGTAGAGGAAGCAAAATCGATAGCGGCCAGACTATATTTCTGTCAAAATCCTGACgatttattgaagaagatgaagaagagaaaagctGATGAACAAGATTCCTCAGTACCTGTGAAGAAGCCCAAAACAGAATAA
- the ATP1 gene encoding F1F0 ATP synthase subunit alpha (similar to Saccharomyces cerevisiae ATP1 (YBL099W); ancestral locus Anc_7.432), translating into MLARTAAIRSVSRSLVNAARIARVARPATIIAGRRYATAKAQPTEVSSILEERIRGVSEEANLNETGRVLAVGDGIARVFGLNNIQAEELVEFSSGVKGMALNLEPGQVGIVLFGSDRLVKEGELVKRTGKIVDVPVGPELLGRVVDALGNPIDGKGPIKAAGRTRAQVKAPGILPRRSVHEPVQTGLKAVDALVPIGRGQRELIIGDRQTGKTAVALDTILNQKRWNNGSDESKKLYCVYVAIGQKRSTVAQLVQTLEQHDAMKYSIIVAATASEAAPLQYLAPFTAASIGEWFRDNGKHALIVYDDLSKQAVAYRQLSLLLRRPPGREAYPGDVFYLHSRLLERAAKMSEREGGGSLTALPVIETQGGDVSAYIPTNVISITDGQIFLEAELFYKGIRPAINVGLSVSRVGSAAQVKALKQVAGSLKLFLAQYREVAAFAQFGSDLDASTKQTLTRGERLTQLLKQSQYAPLAAEEQVPLIYAGVNGFIDNIELSRVQEFEASFLAYLKSNHEDILSSIRDKGELPKDLLEKLKSATESFVATF; encoded by the coding sequence ATGTTGGCCCGTACTGCTGCTATCCGTTCTGTGTCCAGATCTTTGGTCAATGCTGCCAGGATCGCTAGAGTCGCAAGACCTGCTACTATCATCGCTGGTAGAAGATATGCTACCGCAAAAGCTCAACCTACTGAGGTTTCTTCCATCTTGGAGGAAAGAATCAGAGGTGTCTCTGAAGAGGCTAACCTGAATGAAACTGGTAGAGTTTTGGCCGTCGGTGACGGTATCGCACGTGTCTTCGGTTTGAACAACATtcaagctgaagaattggtCGAATTCTCTTCTGGTGTTAAGGGTATGGCTCTTAACTTGGAACCTGGTCAAGTCGGTATTGTGTTGTTTGGTTCCGATAGATTGGTCAAGGAAGGTGAATTGGTCAAGAGAACCGGTAAGATTGTCGATGTTCCAGTTGGTCCTGAATTGTTGGGAAGAGTTGTCGATGCTCTAGGTAACCCAATTGATGGTAAAGGTCCAATCAAGGCTGCTGGCCGTACCAGAGCTCAAGTTAAGGCTCCAGGTATCttgccaagaagatctGTCCACGAACCTGTTCAAACTGGTTTGAAAGCCGTTGACGCTTTGGTGCCAATCGGTAGAGGTCAAAGAGAACTGATCATTGGTGATCGTCAAACCGGTAAGACTGCTGTCGCTTTGGATACCATTTTGAACCAAAAGAGATGGAACAACGGTTCAGATGAATCCAAGAAGTTGTACTGTGTTTACGTCGCTATCGGTCAAAAGAGATCCACTGTGGCTCAATTGGTGCAAACTTTGGAACAACACGATGCTATGAAATACTCTATCATCGTTGCAGCTACCGCTTCTGAGGCTGCTCCTTTGCAATACTTGGCTCCTTTCACTGCTGCTTCTATCGGTGAATGGTTCAGAGACAACGGAAAGCACGCTTTGATTGTCTACGATGATTTGTCTAAACAAGCTGTCGCTTACCGTCAATTGTCTCTATTGTTGAGAAGACCTCCTGGTCGTGAAGCCTACCCTGGTGATGTCTTTTACTTGCATTCCAGACTTTTGGAAAGAGCCGCTAAGATGTCCGAGAGAGAAGGTGGTGGTTCTTTGACCGCTTTGCCAGTTATCGAGACCCAAGGTGGTGATGTCTCCGCTTATATTCCAACTAACGTTATTTCCATTACTGATGGTCAAATTTTCTTGGAAGCCGAATTGTTCTACAAGGGTATCAGACCTGCCATTAACGTCGGTCTATCCGTCTCAAGAGTCGGTTCCGCCGCTCAAGTTAAGGCTTTGAAACAAGTTGCtggttctttgaaactGTTCTTGGCCCAATACAGAGAAGTTGCTGCTTTCGCTCAATTCGGTTCCGATTTGGATGCTTCCACTAAGCAAACTTTGACCAGAGGTGAAAGATTGACTCAATTGTTGAAACAAAGCCAATACGCTCCATTGGCCGCTGAAGAACAAGTTCCATTGATTTACGCTGGTGTTAACGGTTTCATTGACAACATTGAACTCTCCAGAGTGCAAGAATTCGAAGCCTCTTTCTTGGCTTACTTGAAATCTAACCACGAAGATATCTTGAGCTCCATCAGAGACAAGGGTGAGTTGCCAAAGGACTTGTTGGAGAAATTAAAGTCTGCCACCGAATCTTTCGTGGCCACCTTTTAA
- the ATH1 gene encoding alpha,alpha-trehalase ATH1 (similar to Saccharomyces cerevisiae ATH1 (YPR026W); ancestral locus Anc_7.433) translates to MSGRQRLLESSVATDPSNTRRSKTSALWFWVLIASMVALTTVNFFLANIASFVSGLANLHEPQVGAIKPTVTHHTLDCNENARKSSKKLYELLYDFEASLYDDENMILGSTKFYPNTYSKQPYVSNGYIGSRIPNIGFGYAEDTLNLWTGSGDEIPGALNNGWPLRNRRYAGAFVSDFYCLQESLNSTNFPELDEKGYTTVISSIPQWTNLQFTIDDDSVWFNPQNVSLDEVSNYNQNMSMRNGVVTTQLDWLDGMINVRSEIVTHKKHYALGMMSLEISLNLDRLPPEVPYMDVNVYDVLDFSTSHRTVLQSLGFDKENQGIFMIVEPENVPYSNAAVFSSSTADDSANFTWSEEYSTDEKIVQSTHANLTRENPKIAVKKYVGIMSTEFNTNSAHNVSNIEFAKSVSSRSRGRYDELMSTNTKAWAAIYNDAFIEIPSDALLEMTARSSLYHLLANTRTFNVSADRGLPVPVSGLSSDSYGGMVFWDADIWMQPALLPFFPDIAKNMNNYRNASHQQARLNAQENGYPGAVYPWTSGRYANCTSTGPCIDYEYHINVDVALASFSIYMNGGKGVDDDYLRYTTWPMVRDAAEFFTVYVKFNETLGKYETYNLTDPDEFANHVNNGAFTNAGIKTLLKWATDIGYHLGEYVDPKWIDIAKKIYIPRSCSNITLEYSGMNSSVEIKQADVPLMVYPLGYITDESILNGAIKDLYYYSERQSASGPAMTYPVFVAAAAGLLNHGSSSQSYLYKSVLPYLRAPFAQFSEQSDDNFLTNGLTQPAFPFLTANGGFLQSILFGLTGLRYSYEVDSSTKKISRLLKFNPVELPLLPGGIAIRNFKYMNQVLDVIIDDNNGTIVHKSGDQPIRVKVPDRSYIRDQDISFYLGGNSSGHDDCFNNFIEGGEGDRPVSAFGTYYTINPGEELVLPLFKPGLNVEGNIAESKQVTNCTAGVPGDVPFSALDGNNYTHWQPAYKYDEGKLLIDLGEDNLQEIKSGMILWGQRPARNMSISILPHTYEVEKFVSNLTQVLEHSDLQKIEGEDASEVLEDVGIDTNELRNFECDDDIRTMLNWKTETLESLVDHLKKSKMISRHFVKILDNYSIEPSEPYFKEVYNKSLIEILPSNKTEFSIDYDALKLNDTACYSNDSIQNSTAWRKTRFILVSIQGSYDDDIDIKGGTIKEIVLKV, encoded by the coding sequence ATGAGTGGAAGACAGCGCCTACTCGAGAGCTCGGTCGCTACAGACCCTAGCAATACACGACGATCAAAAACAAGCGCACTGTGGTTTTGGGTATTAATAGCATCGATGGTGGCACTAACAACGGTTAACTTCTTTCTCGCAAATATAGCTTCGTTCGTTAGTGGGTTAGCTAATTTGCATGAGCCACAGGTTGGTGCAATAAAGCCTACTGTAACTCATCATACATTGGATTGTAACGAAAATGCAAGAAAATCatcgaagaaactttacGAATTGCTTtatgattttgaagcttcactttatgatgatgaaaacatgATCCTGGGCTCTACCAAATTCTACCCCAACACTTATTCCAAACAACCCTATGTGTCCAATGGGTACATAGGTTCGCGTATACCAAATATAGGATTTGGGTACGCGGAGGATACTTTGAACCTTTGGACTGGCTCTGGTGATGAGATTCCCGGGGCCCTAAATAATGGTTGGCCTCTTAGAAATCGGAGGTATGCGGGAGCGTTTGTCTCTGATTTTTACTGTTTACAGGAATCGCTGAATTCTACCAATTTCCCAGAGCTAGATGAAAAGGGTTATACAACTGTAATCTCTAGCATACCACAGTGGACAAATTTACAATTCACCATTGACGATGATTCAGTTTGGTTTAATCCGCAAAACGTTTCACTAGATGAAGTCTCCAATTATAACCAAAACATGTCCATGCGTAACGGTGTGGTGACGACCCAGCTCGACTGGCTCGACGGTATGATTAACGTGAGAAGTGAAATTGTTACACACAAGAAACATTACGCGCTTGGGATGATGTCGCTTGAGATCTCGCTCAATCTCGATAGGTTACCGCCGGAAGTTCCTTACATGGACGTCAACGTTTATGATGTGTTGGATTTCAGTACTTCTCATCGCACAGTTTTGCAATCTCTGGGGTTTGATAAGGAAAACCAGGGGATATTTATGATCGTTGAACCCGAGAATGTTCCATACTCCAATGCAGCAGtattttcatcttccacaGCGGATGATTCTGCCAATTTTACGTGGTCTGAAGAATATTCAACCGATGAAAAGATCGTGCAATCTACACACGCCAATTTAACTCGTGAAAACCCCAAAATTGCCGTCAAGAAATATGTTGGGATCATGTCTACTGAGTTCAATACAAATAGTGCCCATAACGTCTCCAACATCGAGTTCGCCAAGAGTGTCTCTTCTCGCAGTCGTGGTAGGTACGACGAATTGATGTCTACCAATACAAAAGCATGGGCGGCTATTTATAACGATGCCTTCATCGAAATTCCATCAGATGCTTTACTTGAAATGACGGCAAGGTCTTCCCTGTACCATCTTTTGGCCAATACCAGAACCTTCAACGTATCAGCAGATAGAGGGCTACCAGTGCCAGTGTCTGGTTTATCTTCAGACTCCTACGGAGGCATGGTCTTTTGGGATGCTGATATTTGGATGCAACCTGCCCTGTTGCCCTTCTTCCCGGATATTGCAAAGAACATGAACAATTACAGAAACGCGTCGCATCAACAGGCCCGTTTGAACGCTCAGGAGAATGGGTATCCAGGTGCAGTGTATCCATGGACCTCGGGAAGATACGCAAACTGTACTTCCACTGGACCATGTATCGATTATGAATATCACATTAATGTCGATGTTGCATTGGCATCATTCTCCATCTATATGAATGGCGGAAAAGgtgttgatgatgactATCTGCGTTACACCACTTGGCCCATGGTAAGGGATGCAGCCGAGTTCTTCACGGTTTACGTCAAGTTCAATGAAACTTTGGGCAAGTATGAGACTTACAATCTGACCGACCCTGACGAATTCGCTAACCACGTTAATAATGGTGCATTCACGAACGCCGGTATTAAGACTTTACTGAAATGGGCAACCGATATAGGCTATCATCTGGGAGAATACGTGGATCCTAAATGGATTGATATCGCTAAAAAAATTTATATCCCAAGATCATGCTCTAACATTACACTAGAGTATTCAGGAATGAACAGTTCAGTGGAGATTAAGCAGGCTGATGTCCCGCTCATGGTCTATCCTCTTGGTTACATTACAGATGAGTCGATCTTGAACGGTGCCATCAAGGATTTGTACTACTACTCCGAGCGTCAATCTGCATCTGGCCCAGCCATGACTTATCCAGTCTTTGTTGCCGCGGCAGCTGGTTTACTCAACCATGGTTCCTCGTCTCAAAGTTACTTGTACAAATCTGTTCTACCATATCTCAGAGCACCGTTTGCACAGTTCAGTGAACAATCGGATGACAACTTTCTAACCAACGGTCTCACGCAACCAGCCTTCCCCTTCTTAACTGCGAATGGTGGCTTTTTACAAAGTATTTTATTTGGTCTGACGGGATTACGGTACTCCTATGAAGTGGATTCGAGTACAAAAAAGATTTCACGTCTATTGAAATTCAATCCCGTGGAATTACCGCTCTTGCCGGGGGGTATCGCCAtcagaaatttcaaatacaTGAATCAAGTTCTCGATGTCATCATAGATGATAATAACGGTACCATTGTTCATAAATCTGGAGATCAACCAATAAGGGTTAAGGTTCCTGATCGAAGTTATATTCGTGACCAGGATATCAGTTTCTATTTGGGGGGTAATAGCAGCGGCCATGATGATtgcttcaacaatttcattgaGGGAGGTGAAGGAGACAGACCCGTAAGCGCTTTTGGTACTTACTACACCATCAATCCAGGCGAAGAGCTGGTGTTACCACTCTTCAAACCAGGTTTAAACGTTGAGGGCAATATCGCCGAAAGTAAGCAGGTGACGAATTGCACCGCTGGTGTTCCTGGTGATGTTCCTTTCTCAGCACTTGATGGTAATAACTATACCCATTGGCAACCAGCCTACAAATATGACGAAGGCAAATTGTTGATAGATTTAGGTGAGGACAATTTgcaagaaatcaagagcGGAATGATTTTATGGGGCCAAAGACCTGCTCGTAATATGAGCATTTCGATTTTACCACATACTTACGAAGTGGAGAAGTTTGTGTCGAATTTAACTCAAGTGCTGGAGCATTCggatttgcaaaaaattgagGGTGAGGATGCCTCAGAAGTACTCGAAGACGTCGGTATTGATACTAACGAGCTGCGTAATTTTGAGTGTGATGACGACATTAGAACGATGTTAAACTGGAAAACAGAGACTTTGGAAAGTTTAGTCGACCATCTGAAAAAATCCAAGATGATTTCTAGGCATTTCGTCAAGATACTGGACAACTATTCTATCGAGCCATCTGAGCCttacttcaaagaagtttACAACAAGTCCCTGATTGAGATACTTCCTAGCAATAAGACGGAGTTCAGCATCGATTACGACGCtctgaaattgaatgatACTGCTTGCTATTCCAACGACTCTATCCAGAATTCAACCGCTTGGAGAAAAACAAGATTCATTTTAGTCAGCATCCAAGGGAGTTATGATGACGATATTGACATTAAAGGTGGTACGATCAAGGAGATCGTATTAAAAGTTTGA
- the YOP1 gene encoding Yop1p (similar to Saccharomyces cerevisiae YOP1 (YPR028W); ancestral locus Anc_7.434) produces MSDIGSSIQSQLKSFDTKFAGNNVLQQLEDKTKLPKSYLAVSASFVYLLLIFINVGGIGEILANIAGFAVPAYFSLFALKTSDKQDDTELLTYWIVFAFLNVIEFWSKAILYLIPFYWFLKTIFLLYLALPQTGGATFIYKTIIAPVSDRYIVVKNKKSDDIRSAVNEAAGKTTGAQIH; encoded by the exons ATGTCCGATATTGGTTCCAGCATTCAATctcaattgaaaagtttcgaCACA AAATTTGCCGGAAATAACGTTTTGCagcaattggaagataaaACTAAACTTCCAAAGTCCTACTTGGCAGTTTCTGCTAGTTTTGTTTACCTTTTGCTAATTTTCATCAACGTCGGAGGGATTGGTGAAATCTTGGCTAACATCGCCGGCTTTGCCGTTCCAGCTTATTTCTCTCTTTTTGCTTTAAAGACTTCTGACAAGCAGGATGACACCGAGCTTTTGACCTACTGGATTGTCTTTGCGTTCTTGAACGTTATTGAGTTCTGGTCCAAGGCTATCCTGTACTTGATCCCATTCTACTGGTTCCTCAAGACTATTTTCCTACTCTACCTAGCTTTGCCTCAAACTGGTGGTGCCACTTTTATCTACAAGACAATCATTGCTCCAGTCAGCGATAGATACATTGTTGTTAAGAACAAGAAGTCAGATGACATCAGAAGTGCTGTCAATGAAGCCGCTGGTAAGACTACTGGTGCTCAAATTCATTAA